TTTTCCACGCCATACAGGGCTCGGGTCGCCTCGGACTCCGTGGAGAAATCGAGGAGATCCGGCGCGGAGAGCTGCATGCGGAAGGCCATTTCGTAGGCCGCAACGCGCGACGCAATTTCCGCGTCGCCGGTCTCGGCGTGGTGCATCCGGTTCAGATCGCCTATGGCATCCAGGCGCGCGCGCTGGGTCTCCCGAGTCACTCCGGCGGGGTTCGACAGGTACAGCACCGGCTCGCCCACATTGCGAAAATTCACGCCGCGATATTCCGAAGGGAGGAAGCCATTGGCCCAGTTGGCCGAGCCGCCGTCGATGCCCTTGCCGGAGTCGGAGGTAAGCACGATAAATCCGGGCAGATCCCGGCATTCACTGCCAAGCCCGTAACTCACCCAGGAACCCATGGAAGGAAAGCCGAAGCGCGGCACGCCGCAGTTCATGATGAGCTGGGCCGGATCGTGGTTACTCACATCGGTGTGCATGGAGTGAATCATGCACAGCTCGTCCGCCACCGTGGCGGTGTGGGGCAGGTAGTCGGAAAACTCCATGCCGCTCGCGCCATACTTTGAAAAGGTTCTTGGGCTTGCGAAGACCGACGCTGTGCTCTTGATCAACGGGTCGTTCAGCGAGGCCAGCATCTCGGCGGGAACGGGTGTACCGTGGTACTTCGCCATCACCGGCTTGTGCGACACCAGATCGAGTTGGGACGGCGCGCCCGCCATGAACAGAAAGATGACGTTCTTCGCCCGGGGCGCAAGGTGGCGCAGGGCAGCCGGGGGCTGGGCCTCGCCGGCGCGCCCTTCGGCCGCGAGCAACTGGTGCAGCGCGATACTGCCCAGTCCGCAGGCGGAATGCTGCAGGAAGCGGCGGCGGCTCTGAATCGCGTTGAAGTCGTGATGTTCCATGGCCTTTATTCCCGGGTGATGAATTCATCGAGGTTGAGCACCACGCTGGCCGCAATGACCCACGCCGCGCCTTCGGGTGTCCTCGGTACGTCTTCCCGCGCGCCGACCACTGGGCCGACGGCCTCGGGCTCCTGAGAAAAGCGTGCGGACTGTTCGTCCAGCAAGGCCAGCAACCGCTCCTGCTCGGCGGGCGAAGGCGAACGACCTACGCTCGTGGCAAAGAGTTGCGCGATGCGCCCCGCGCTGTCCTTCGAGCCCACCAGCACACGCCCGGCCAGGGCCTGGGCCGCCTCGAAGAAGGTTGGATCGTTCAGCAGATTCAGCGCCTGAAGCGGTGTGTTGGAACGTTCACGGCGCGTACACGCGCGGTTTACATCGGGATAGTCGAAGTTCACCAACTGCCCGAAGGGCGATGTGCGCTGAATGAAGGTGTAGAGGGCGCGGCGGTAGCGATTCGGGCCTTCGTCCGCCACCCACGTATTGTCGAAGCCCTGCTCCGTCACGCTGTCGGGCTGGGGCGGACGCACACTGGGTCCGCCCATCGTCGGATTGAGCAGGCCGCTCGTGGCCAGCGCCGCATCGCGCACCTGCTCCGCCCCCAGACGCAGCCGGTTCTGCCGCGCGAGCAACACATTGCCCGGATCGCGATCCGCAAGCTCGTGTCGCGCATCGGAGCTCTGGCGATAGGTGGAGGAGCATACGATGGTCCTGATCAGTCCTTTGATGCTCCAGCCCTGCCGCTGAAATTCGATGGCCAGCCAGTCGAGCAGATCAGGATGGCTCGGCAGTGCGCCGCGCACGCCGAAATCGCCGGCGGTGGTCACGATACCCTTTCCAAAGAGTTCCTGCCAGATCCGATTCACCGTAACCCGCGCGGTGAGGGGATTCTCCGGGGCCACCAGCCATCGGGCCAGATCGAGGCGATCGGGAGCATCCGTTCCCATGGCATGAAGAGCGCCGGGTGTTCCGGGCGTCACCGGATCGCCCGGCACGCGAAAATCACCGCGGACGAACATATGATTCGGTCGCGTCACTCGGCTTACCCGCATGGACTGCGCCCGGCTCATTCTGGGCAGTCCCTTCTTAAGTTCCTCGATCTGCTTCGCCAGTTCCGGCACTTTCAATGCGATAAAGCGGTCCGGATTCACCAAATCCCCCCGGGCGAAGAAATAGTCCTGCAGGCGAAACTTCTCGTCCGTCGTGCGCTGTGCTACGGGCGTCTGCACGATGGAACAACCTTCCAACTGCCCTTCGCCCTCGCCGTTGCCATCGCCCTGTCCCCAGATCAGGCCCAGCACTTCCCACTGACGATCCCAGCGCGCATCGGGTCCGCCGGGATTCGCCGCCGCCCACAACATCTTCGCCTCCCACTCGGCCTGCAGGGCCTCCAGCTCCGCCGCCACCGGCGCCAGCAGGGCCTCGCGCTTCGCCACATAGTCCGGCCACGCCGCCGCCATCGCCTCCGCCTCGTCGGCCAGCGGCGCGTCGATATTCACTTCTTCGGCGTTGTTGAAAAACGAGTAGAGCTGGAAAAACTCCCTCTGCGAGACGGCATCATATTTATGATCATGGCACTGGGCGCACTCCACCGTGAGCCCGAGCCAGATGGTACCCAGGTTCTTCGTCCGATCGATCACCTGGAGCGTTCGAAACTCTTCCAGATCGGCGCCGCCCTCGCGATTGCTCAAGGTATTGCGCAGGAAGCCGGTGGCAATGCGCTGGTCGACCGTGGCCTCGGGCAAGAGATCGCCCGCAAGTTGCTCGATGGTGAATTGATCGAAAGGGAGATCCCGATTGAAGGCCCCCACCACCCACTCGCGGTAGCGCCATGCGGTCAGGCGCAGAAAATCGGAAAGATAGCCGTCGCTGTCACCGTACATGGCCAAGTCCAGCCACCAGCGCCCCCACTTCTCACCATAGTGGGGCGAGGCCAGCAATTCGTCCACCAGCCGCTCATAGGCGTCGGGACGGTTGTCCAACACAAAGCGATCCACGGCGGCGGGCTCCGGCGGCAATCCCGTAATATCGAAGTAAAGCCGGCGCACGAGGGTGCGACGCTCCGCTTCGGGCGACGGCTGAATCCCCTCGGCTTCGAGTCGGGCGAGAATGTGCGCGTCGATGGGACCACGAATCCACGAGGCCAGGGCGGCGGGCGGCGGTGTGGCCTCCACCGGCGGCGTGTAGGCCCAATGCCCCTCCCAGGTTGCCCCGGCATCGATCCACGTTCCGATGATTTCAATCTGTGCCGGAGTCAGGGACTTCCCCGAGTCCGCCGGCGGCATCCGATCATCATCTGTCGCCGTAATGTGTTGGTAGATTGCGCTGGAGCCGCGATCCGCTCCGAGCACCGCCTTCGCGCCGGCTTCCGTGTCCAGACGAAGATCCGCCTTTCGGGAAACGCGGTCCGCCCCGTGGCAGTTGAAGCAGTTTTCCGCGAGGATGGGCAGGATATCCCGGGAGTACCGGACAGTTTCGGCGTTTGCGCAGAGGGCCATTACTGCGGACAGGAGCGCAGCAGACCTATATCTGTAGATACCCATGCAATCGCACCTCGAACTCAAAACCGCCTGTTCCGCTGTCACGCACCTCGCGCAGCGGAGTGGAATGCCAGTATAGGGCGGTACCCACGTGGGTTCAAGAGAGACCGAGCGCGTCGGACCCGCCCAGGTCCGGGCGACCCACCGAACATTACAAAGAGTCCGTGCCCATCCGTGAGATCCGTGGTCAGAATTTTTTCTACCACGGATCACACGGATGGGCACGGATGCAATGCACGTTCGCGCGTGTCGTTGCGATTACTCCGCCACGTCTTGCTCCACAAAAATAAGGTCGTCCACATTAAAACCGCTCTCCTCTGCCTGGAGCAGCAAGGCATCAATCGTCTCTTGATCGAGTTGGGGCGTGCGCGAAAGGATCCAGAGGAAGTCGTAGCTCGGCCCGCAGACCATCGCATACTGGTAGTTTTCCTTATCCAGCGCGATGATGTTATAGCCGCCAAAGAAGGGGCCGAAGAAGGATACCTTCAGGCTGCCCACCGTCGGGTCGCCCTGAAACAGGGCCTTGCCCACGATGGTGTCTTCGCTGCCGTCTTCCTTCACACCGAAATTCTCCACCCGCACGCTGCCGTCGTCCTGCAGGGTGTAGGTCGCCGTCACCTGGCTCAGGCCCCGCTCGAAGGAATGGTCGAGACGGTAGATTTCATACCACTTGCCCATGTAGCGATCTACTTCGAAGCCATTGACGGGCTCCAGGTCGCCCGGCAGTCCAAGACAGCCCGCAAAAGAGATGGTGCTGAGAACCGCAAGCAGGAAATTTCGCATCGTGTACCGCCTTATCATTTTTCGCGTATTTCGAAACGCGATGGTTGCTAAAAGTTTCAAATTCACGTAGACTAAGTATAACCATCTGTCTATACTTTGTCAAAATTTAAATCTCGCAATCTTAGACAGGATCGCTGTGTCTGAATCGACTTGTTCAACTTTAGTACCCACCGTGCTGCTTACCGGCGCATCCGGCTATATTGGCGGACGCCTCGCTCGCCGTTTCATGGCCGCCGGTGTGCCCCTGCGCTGCATGGGACGCCATGCCGACACGCTGGCGAAGCGCCTCGGTCCCGGCGCGGACGTGGTGCAAGCCGATGTGGCCCGGCGTGAAGGGCTCGACGGGGCCCTCGCCGGTATCAAGACCGCCTATTACCTGATCCACGCCCTGGATGAACGGGGCGACTTCGAGTCGGTGGAGCTCGCGGGCGCCCGCAACTTTGCCGAGGCGGCCCGCGCGGCGGGTGTGGAGCGGATCATCTACCTCGGCGGCCTGGGCGCGGGGGGCGACACGACCTCCGCCCACATGCGAAGCCGAGAAGCCGTGGGAGAAGCCCTGCGGGCCTCCGGCATCCCAACCATCGAATTCCGCGCATCCGTGGTCATCGGCGGCGGCAGTCTTTCCTTCGAGATGATCCGCGCCCTCGTTCGCCGTCTGCCCATCATGGTCGCGCCCACCTGGGTGCGGATGGAGGCCCAGCCCATCGCCATCGACGACGTGCTGGCCTATCTGGACGAAGCCCGCACCCTCCCCGTGGACGGTCACCGCATTTATGAAATCGGCGGCGCGGACGTCCTGTCCTATCAGGATCTGATGCTGGCCTATGCGAAGTCCCAGAGGCTGACGCGACGCATCATCAATGTGCCCTTCCTGACACCGTGGCTCTCCAGCCTCTGGCTCGCGCTGGTAACGCCTCTTCTCGCACGAGTTGGCCGGAAACTCATCGAAAGCATTTGTGTGGCGAGTGTGGTTCGCGATGACCGTGCGCTGGCCGACTTCTCCGTTCGGCCCATGGGGATTGACGAGGCCATCGCACGGGCGGACCGGGAAGAGAAAGAAGCCCGGCTCGCGACCCGTTGGACCGATGCGGCGTCCGCGTCCGGACCAACCGCCCAACATGAGGGCAAGCGTTTCGGCGCGCGAATCATCGATGAACGCATCGAGCGCACGTCGTCCCCACCCGCGCACGCCTTCCTCCCTGTCCAGCGCATCGGCGGCGAGACCGGCTGGTATTACGGCACGCCGCTGTGGCAACTCCGCGGCCTCATTGACAAGGTCCTCGGCGGCGTGGGGCTAGGCCGGGGCCGACGTCATCCTGAGGAGCTCCTTGTGGGCGACACGGTGGACTGGTGGCGCGTGGAGGCCATCGAGCCCGGCGCACTGCTTATCCTTCGGGCCGAGATGCGCCTCCCCGGCCGTGCCTGGCTCCGCTTCGATGTGTACCCCGCCGAAGACGGCAACGGCTCGGTGATCCGCCAGACGGCCATCTTCGACCC
This window of the Candidatus Hydrogenedentota bacterium genome carries:
- a CDS encoding DUF1501 domain-containing protein, whose product is MEHHDFNAIQSRRRFLQHSACGLGSIALHQLLAAEGRAGEAQPPAALRHLAPRAKNVIFLFMAGAPSQLDLVSHKPVMAKYHGTPVPAEMLASLNDPLIKSTASVFASPRTFSKYGASGMEFSDYLPHTATVADELCMIHSMHTDVSNHDPAQLIMNCGVPRFGFPSMGSWVSYGLGSECRDLPGFIVLTSDSGKGIDGGSANWANGFLPSEYRGVNFRNVGEPVLYLSNPAGVTRETQRARLDAIGDLNRMHHAETGDAEIASRVAAYEMAFRMQLSAPDLLDFSTESEATRALYGVENETTRPFGTNCLLARRMVEKGVRFVQLYHSTWDDHSDLNVNLKINCDMTDQPCAALIRDLKQRGMLDETLVIWGGEFGRTPMNEVRRGNTPGKEGRDHHPFSFSMWMAGGGVKSGAIIGETDELGYQVVRDPIHVHDLQATILHCLGVDHTKLTYRHQGRNYRLTDVAGNVVTQVLA
- a CDS encoding PSD1 domain-containing protein, with translation MGIYRYRSAALLSAVMALCANAETVRYSRDILPILAENCFNCHGADRVSRKADLRLDTEAGAKAVLGADRGSSAIYQHITATDDDRMPPADSGKSLTPAQIEIIGTWIDAGATWEGHWAYTPPVEATPPPAALASWIRGPIDAHILARLEAEGIQPSPEAERRTLVRRLYFDITGLPPEPAAVDRFVLDNRPDAYERLVDELLASPHYGEKWGRWWLDLAMYGDSDGYLSDFLRLTAWRYREWVVGAFNRDLPFDQFTIEQLAGDLLPEATVDQRIATGFLRNTLSNREGGADLEEFRTLQVIDRTKNLGTIWLGLTVECAQCHDHKYDAVSQREFFQLYSFFNNAEEVNIDAPLADEAEAMAAAWPDYVAKREALLAPVAAELEALQAEWEAKMLWAAANPGGPDARWDRQWEVLGLIWGQGDGNGEGEGQLEGCSIVQTPVAQRTTDEKFRLQDYFFARGDLVNPDRFIALKVPELAKQIEELKKGLPRMSRAQSMRVSRVTRPNHMFVRGDFRVPGDPVTPGTPGALHAMGTDAPDRLDLARWLVAPENPLTARVTVNRIWQELFGKGIVTTAGDFGVRGALPSHPDLLDWLAIEFQRQGWSIKGLIRTIVCSSTYRQSSDARHELADRDPGNVLLARQNRLRLGAEQVRDAALATSGLLNPTMGGPSVRPPQPDSVTEQGFDNTWVADEGPNRYRRALYTFIQRTSPFGQLVNFDYPDVNRACTRRERSNTPLQALNLLNDPTFFEAAQALAGRVLVGSKDSAGRIAQLFATSVGRSPSPAEQERLLALLDEQSARFSQEPEAVGPVVGAREDVPRTPEGAAWVIAASVVLNLDEFITRE
- a CDS encoding lipocalin family protein gives rise to the protein MRNFLLAVLSTISFAGCLGLPGDLEPVNGFEVDRYMGKWYEIYRLDHSFERGLSQVTATYTLQDDGSVRVENFGVKEDGSEDTIVGKALFQGDPTVGSLKVSFFGPFFGGYNIIALDKENYQYAMVCGPSYDFLWILSRTPQLDQETIDALLLQAEESGFNVDDLIFVEQDVAE